Within Actinoplanes sp. L3-i22, the genomic segment ACCGTCGTCCGCCGCCGCGGGCACCGTCAGCGAGGCACGGAAATCGGTGAGGGCGTCGCCCAGCTCGGGATCGTCGACAACTACGCGGTCGAGCGCGCCGAGGATCAAAGCGGACGTGTTCTGGTCCGAGAGCCGGCCGGCCAGCTCGACGTAGCGCACCGCGTCCAGCGTCCAGCCGCCGGCGCGGGTCAGCCGATCGAGCGCCTCCCGGGCGCCGGAGCAGCCGGCCAGCGGCCCGGCCAGCTCGGCCATGCCCGGCTGCGCGAGCACCTCGGCGTGCACCGAGGCGGGCAGCTGCGCGAGCAGACGGCGCAGCCGGTCCAGCGGGGTGGCCGGCGCCTCGTCGCTCTGCAAGGTCTTCACCAGGTCAGTGAACGTCACATAACCCGGGGTGCGGCCCAAAACGAGCCGGATGCCCATCGCCAGGTCGACCAGGCCACGCTCGGTCTCGATCGCGGCCTCGAGAATGTCGAAAGTGCGATAGGCCGGGGCGAAATGTTGCGGATGCAGGCTGCCGTGCGCGGTCTTGACCTGGTTGAGCACTTTGCGCCAGGTGCCCGGTTCCTCGAGCTCGGTGATCGCGTCGAGCGCGTCCCGCAGTTGCGAGCGCTGCTCCAGCGACAGCTCAGCGGCGGTCGGCGGGTCGCCGTCCGGGTTCGCGGCCGCATGCTGATCGCTCACAACCCAGCCCTTTGCCCTCTCGCTTCGCGGTTGGCCCCTATCCATCGCACCCTATCGAAGCGACACTGCCACGCCATCCGGCGTTCGTCCCAACCGCTCGAGCACCCGCGTAATAGTAGGGGGACCGACCAGCCGGACAAACCCGACACGTTCCCCTAACCGGTGATTCTCCACAGGAGAGCTTTTGAAGATCAACTTCAAGGTCTTCATTGCCTCGGTCCGCCGGGGTACAGATCGTCGCTCCCGCGGGGACCCTTGCGGGCTTCGCAAGGGCGCGGGGCGCCCAGAACACGAAACCCACAAGGGCGACGTCCGAGGGTGGTCGCGGTTTCAAAGAACCCACCCCCGGTTCACGGCATCCGCCGGTGACCGGCGTGTCTGGTTTGATGGCAGAGCCGCACCCGCCGCCTACGGAGGACTGATGGGGAACCACACCGAACCGGTGCTGCTGGACCGGAGCGGCACCACCTACCCGGTCAGCGACCGGCGCTGGCGCGGCGACGACGGCAGCCCGCTCATGCTGTCACCCCTTGCCGGGCTGACGCCGGATCAGATCGACCAGGGCGAGCGGTCACTGTGGCGCTACCGGGCCGTCCTGCCCGTCGATCCTGGTCACCGCGTGAGTCTCGGCGAGGGCCTCACCCCGTTGATCGCGCTGGCGTGGGGTGGGCACCGGGTGCACTTCAAGCTGGAGTGGTTCAACCCCACGTCGTCGTTCAAGGACCGCGGCGTGTCGGTGATGGTGTCGCACCTGCGCGCACAGGGCGCCGACCGGGTGCTCGAGGACAGCTCCGGCAACGGCGGTGCCGCGGTCGCCGCCTACGCCGCCGCGGCCGGCCTCCGCGCGAAGATCATCGTGCCGGCGGCGACCAGCGCCCCGAAGATCCTGCAGGCACGGGCCTTCGGCGCGGAGATCGAGCTCGTCGGCGGCACCCGCGACGAGGTCGGCGCCGAGGCCGTCCGGCAGTCGGCGCGGATCCCGTACGCCAGCCACAACTGGCACCCGATGTTCCTCCAGGGCACCAAGACGATCGCGTACGAGATCTGGGAGAGCCTCGGCTTCACCGCCCCGGACAACGTGGTGCTCGTCGCCGGCGCCGGCAGCCAGATCCTCGGCTGCGACATCGCCTTCGCCGAGCTGCTCGCCGCCGGACAGATCGACCGGCTGCCCCGGCTGCTCGTCGGGCAGCCCGAGCACTGGGCCACCATCGCCGACACCGTCAACGGCGTCGACCGGGCCGGGCGCGGCGAGCGCGCGCCGACCGTCGCCGAAGGGGCGGCCATCGCCACCCCGGTACGGCTGCCGGAGGCCGTCGAGGCCCTGCGTCGCTGCGGCGGCGCGGCCGTCGCCGTTTCCGAGGAGCAGATCCAGGGTGCGGTCCGCACCCTGGCCGCCCGCGGCCTGTACGCCGAGCCGACCAGCGCCGTCGCGGCCGCCACGCTCGACCACTTCATCGCCGACGGCACGGTCACTCCCGATCAGACGACCGTCGTCGTGCTCACCGGCTCAGGACTCAAGTCGGCCGACAAGATGGCCGACCTGATTCCGGCCTGAACCGGACGCTCCGTCTGTCCGCTGTGGTGGCGGACGGCGTCTTCGGGGCGGAGGGGAGGACCTTGGAGGTCATATGATCGTCGGGCCTCGATGAAGGGATTCCACAATGGATATCCGCCAAGCCGACCGGACCCGTCCCGTACCGCCGGCCGTGCCCGCCTCGCCGTCCTGGGCCTTACGAGCCCGCGTTCTGGCGCCGGCGCTCGCGCTCGCCGCCCTGATCGCCGCGCTGCTGCCCGGACAGCCGGCGTCAGCGGCACCGCCGACCATCCCCCCGAACTACCTGACGGCTGCGGCCGGCACCACCGTGTCGACCTCCATCAGTTCCGCCGTCGGCCTCGCGCAACTCGGTGTCACCGCGAATCTCAGTGAGACCAACGCGCCCCTGCAAGCCCGCTCGACCGACCCCGGACTGTGGGAACGATTCACCTTCGTTTCCCAGGGAAGCGGCGCGTGGGCCATCCGCTCGGACGCCAACAACAAGTATGTGACGGCCAACCTCAGCGTTGCCAGCACGGATGCTCCGCTGCAGGCCCGCGCCACCACCGTCGGCTCGTGGGAGAAGTTCTACGTCTACGACAACGGTGACGCGACGAAGTCCCTCGTCTCGGAGGGGGCCCACCTGTTCGTCAGCGCGAACTACAGCGTGACCAACAACCCGTTGAGGGCTCGGGCCAACATCGTTGGATCATGGGAGAAGTTCTTCATCCCCGGCGTCCCCACCTCCTGACAACGAATCCGCCGCCCGGCCTGCCTCGCCACCGTGGACAGGCCGGGCGGCGGAGTCAGTGGCCGCGGAAGGCCGCTTCCCGGGTCCGGTCGCGGCTGTTCAGGATGCCGATCGCGCATCACGCCTACGACCGCCCCGCGGTCGCCTCGTACTACTGCCGGTTCGGCCTACAGCCTCGGGCGCCCCGGCGCGCCTGTTGTCGGGAACGAGCGAATGTCGCATGTTGCCCGGCAATCCAAGGGGTCACCTTCTCGCCGTTCCTGGCCGCCCTGTCGGCGGCAAATGAGTAAACCCGCGATACGAGGCCTGGCTTGACGACGATGGTCAACCAGTCCTGGCTGAGTCCTGCATTGCTTGATATTTATTGCGCTCGGGGCCTGCCGGGAGCGGATATTCTGGCAGACCCCGCAGCGGGTGCTTGAAACCAGTTCCGATGCTGGACGCAAACCTCAGAGACCGACCTTCTTTACGCCGTACCTGGCCTGCGCCGGGGTGAACCCCTCGAATTCCAACTGGTCGATGAGGCCCTGGCGTGAGAACGGCATAGTATTAAGGTAGGACGCCGCCATCCTGGCGGCCTGGGTGTTCCAGTTCGCATGCTGCTTGTCGACACCATAGGTCGCGATCTTGGTGCTAAAACCCTCGTACACCAGCTGGTGGATAAGGCCTTTGCGTGAGAACGGCATAGTCTTGAGGTAGGATGCCGCCATGCGCCGGGCGTTCTGCTGTGCGACTGACTCACTGGCCGCAGAATACGAAACAGGAGCGACCACGGATTTTGAAACTGTGGTGACAGCGCTGGTCACGACCGTATGAGCGGCGATGGGCTGGGCCTGCGCCGGCGCCGCGGCGCCGATGAGCCCCACGGCGAGAAATGCTGTCGACACGGAGACCAAAACCTTCTTCAAAACCAGCTCCTAAAATGACTTGGTGTGGTGTGCGCTGCTCCGCCTTAATCGGAGGCACTTGGACTGAGTTGAGGTTCGCTGCAGGGATGTCGCGGGAATAGGCGAAGATCGCATCTACGAGGGTGCGGCCGGAGGTGCGCAACACCAATGCTTCTGGCAGGAGTGTGCCCGGAAGAAGGCCGATGGCGGCGCGAACTCACTCATCGGCACCTGCTGGGCGCAGACTGACTTGCCAGGCGCGAGACGCCGCTTGGCTACGACGGAACGGTAGCGGCGACGTCAGCTCGCCTGCCCTACCGCGGAAACGAGCACACTACGGCGGCGAGAACACCTGGCGGCCCCGGGCGCGGACTGGCGGTTCTGTGGTGGCGTCCGCGAAGCCGAAGTCGTTCATCCGGAGTCCTAAAGAGGGCCGGCATGGGCCCGATGGCGAGAGCATCGACTCGACAACCGGGAGGTCCGTTATGAGCAACATCTCGCCGTGGGATGTGGATGTCCAACGGTCTACGGGCGGTGCCGCCGTAGTGACTGCGCAGGCTGCTCGAGAGACTGCGCCTGCCGGTTGGTACGCCGATCCAAGTGGGGTTTTCGCACAGCGGTGGTGGGATGGACAACAGTGGACCGAATCCGTTCAGCCTGTGCCGGAAACGGTCGGAGTGCATCCCCACCAACCGACAGCGACCGGCCCTATAGGGCAGAATTTCCAACAGGTACCCGCTGATCCCGCACTGCAGCCGGCAGGCCCATCACAATATGTGCGGTCCTTTGGGCTCCAGGAGGAACCGAGCCCGCCGTTGGCTCTCAGCGGGACGATGGCGGGCGTATCACACGAGCGCATTGATGTTGCAGGCTTAACGCTGCCGGAAGTTTCGCGCAAGCGCCGGGGTAGGGCCATGGCGATTGCCGGCGCCGTCGCGGCGGTGCTCGTCGGCGGCCCAGGTGCCTACATCACCTACAACTACACGGGCCTTGAAGACAGCTGCCAGGACGCCATCAGGATCTACGCAAACAATCAAACGATCAGGATGACCAAGATGTCGGCCGACGCAGCCGCCGATGGCATCGCGCTTTCGACGGTTCTCAAGGAAATTCAGTTTTTGCCAGCTCAGAAAGACGGACTGACTGAGGCATCGATGCGGGCGTCCCTGATTTTTTCGTCGACCGTAGGCAACGGCGCCGTTTCATTCGGTCAGGATAATGCGATGCAGGTGGTCTGCAACGCTACCTTTGGATATCGCTGGAACGCCACGGCTAAAGGCATTGACATCGACGACCTCTGACGCTTTCCGGTGGCCACATCGGTCTAACGACGTATCACGCACTCAACTCGGCGGATCCGTGCGTTCGTAGAGCCCCTCCGGTCTGGCCGACGGTGACCGAGCGTCATCCGGTGCGAATGGGCGCATCTGGCACCTATCGACGCTCGTTGTGGCGGTCACGACGGACGGGGTGGAAGCGATCGAGGTGTTGGCGGATTTCGTGAGCAGTTCTACCGATGCATGACCAGGCGGGCCGACGCCTTGTTCGAGCTGACGGACGCCCTGCTGTGCACCGACGTGCCGGTCAGGACGCTGGTCGGGTTGTATCTGGCTCCGCAGCACCGGCGCGGCCACGGCGCCAAATGACAAGCGTACGGCTCCGGCTGGTCGTCCCGGGGTGTCGGAGGCATCCCGGGGGAACCCGTCAGAATCGGCCGGCGACCGTCGCGATCGCGCCGATGGCGAGCACGACCAGCAGCACCGTCGCCGCCCACTTCAGCGACCGCACCGCCGCCCGCAACTGGGTGTACCGATGCCGGTGCTGCCGAATCCCGAAATACAGCTCCACCTGCGCCGCCTCCACCCGATCGGCGTCGGTCTGCGCGGCCACCGCGGCCCGGAACGCGTCATAGGTGTCCGCGACCGCGGCCGTATACGTCCCGTTGAACAGCAGCGCCGGCGGCGGCTTCTGGTCCTCGCTGAACATCGCCGCGCTCGGCCGCGGGGTCACCAGCGAACTGGCCGCCTGCAGCAGCGCCCGCACCACCAGCCCCACACTGGCCAGCACCACAAGCGCGAACAGCGCGACCAGCCACCGGTTGAGCCGGTCGAACCCGCCGTTGAGGATCTGCGCCAGCACCACGGCGTTGCCGGCCGACAGGATGGCGCCGGCGCTCAGGACCACGGCGGCGCGGCTGGCGGTCGAGGCCCGCATCCGGTCGTAGCGCTCGATGTGCCAGCGCAGCGCCGGCAGCCTGTCGTCGGCGGGATCCGGCACGGGGGCGGGTTTACGGCGGCTGGCCGGCACGGCCCGTTTGGCGGGTTCGGTCACCTGACCTCCCTGTTCGGGCCTTCAGCCTAGTGCCGCCCGGCAACCGCCGCCGGTCAGTCGTCCGCGGGATGGTCCCCGTTGGAGACGTCCGCGATGAACTCGGCCCAGAAGCCACCCGTGGCCCGGGCGTCGATCGCCCGCAGCCCCTCCGCGAGCACCTCGGCGGCCTCGATCGACTCGTCGATGTCGCCGTCCTCCGAATAGAACGGCAGCCGCCCGGCGCTGAACTCCAGCGAGCGCGCGAACGCGTCCAGGCTCGCGTTGACGACGCTCACCACCTCGCCGTCGTCGACCAGCACGACCTCGCCGGTGGCGCCGTCGAGGCAGATGCTCTCGCCCTCGCGGGCGAAACCGATCCTGGTCAGCTCGTCCCGGTCACCGGACTGCACCTGCGCGAAGTCCGGATCCTTGCGAAAGATCGTCAGGAAGCCGTCGGGCAGGGACGCCTCCCGCAGCACGGCGCGAGCCTGTTCGGGCACGATCAAACCTCCGGATTGTCAGGCAGCGGGCCAGACCCGCTTGAAGCCGACCCCATCCTGCCCGCTCAGCGCGTCGACGAGACGCTGGGTGCAGAACAGCGTCTGCCGCGGCACCTGCGGAATGCGGAACACGGTCCGATCGGCCAGCCGGTCGGCGTGGAACTCGTACCCGCTGACGTGCATCACCCGCCCGCTCGAGAAGCGCGTCACGGTGGACGCCGCCTCGTCGAGTACGTCACAGACGTCCGGCACGAACATCCAGAAGTCCCCGTCGCCGGACCGCAGCGGGATGACGAGGCCCTGCCCCTCCAGCAGCGGGCCGATCGAGTCCCGCACGGCTGCCGTCATCGTCAGGACGTAGGAGGCCAGATGCGGCAGACCCGTCTCTCGCAGCGCCGCGCCACGCTCGGTCTCGGTGACCAGCCGCACCCCCAGAGGCAGCAGCTCACCCCAGCTCAGCGCCCGGAAGTCCGCCTCGTCCACGCACTGCAGCCACCGATGCGTCTCCGAGGCGACCGGAACGTAGACCGGGCCGTCACCCAGCACAGCAGATCTCCTGTCCAGAGCGGGGTCGAGGAAAGCGCGGGCGCTGAATGCCAGGTCCTCCGCTCGCGCGGAGGTACCGAATCGAACGGATAGAAGGAAGCGCCCGCATGGCCTCGACTGTCGCCATTATCCAGGGATCAGCTCACTGAACCGATCCAGCGTGTACACCTGCGACCCCGCCGGCAGCCCCTCGGGCGCGGTGATGCCGACGAACGTGACCGGCTCGGCCGGCAGCCCACCGTCCCAGACCAGCACCGGCGCCCGTTCGCGCCAGCGGTCGATCAGGTACGCCATGGTCAGGTACCGCCGCTCCATCAGCGCCCGCACCCGGTCGGCCGTGGTGTACGCGTTGCCCTCCACCCGGTTGAACCGCGGCGTGCCCCGCAGGTACAGGTGCAGCCAGACGGCCTCC encodes:
- a CDS encoding pyridoxal-phosphate dependent enzyme, whose product is MGNHTEPVLLDRSGTTYPVSDRRWRGDDGSPLMLSPLAGLTPDQIDQGERSLWRYRAVLPVDPGHRVSLGEGLTPLIALAWGGHRVHFKLEWFNPTSSFKDRGVSVMVSHLRAQGADRVLEDSSGNGGAAVAAYAAAAGLRAKIIVPAATSAPKILQARAFGAEIELVGGTRDEVGAEAVRQSARIPYASHNWHPMFLQGTKTIAYEIWESLGFTAPDNVVLVAGAGSQILGCDIAFAELLAAGQIDRLPRLLVGQPEHWATIADTVNGVDRAGRGERAPTVAEGAAIATPVRLPEAVEALRRCGGAAVAVSEEQIQGAVRTLAARGLYAEPTSAVAAATLDHFIADGTVTPDQTTVVVLTGSGLKSADKMADLIPA
- a CDS encoding DUF2510 domain-containing protein; this translates as MSNISPWDVDVQRSTGGAAVVTAQAARETAPAGWYADPSGVFAQRWWDGQQWTESVQPVPETVGVHPHQPTATGPIGQNFQQVPADPALQPAGPSQYVRSFGLQEEPSPPLALSGTMAGVSHERIDVAGLTLPEVSRKRRGRAMAIAGAVAAVLVGGPGAYITYNYTGLEDSCQDAIRIYANNQTIRMTKMSADAAADGIALSTVLKEIQFLPAQKDGLTEASMRASLIFSSTVGNGAVSFGQDNAMQVVCNATFGYRWNATAKGIDIDDL
- a CDS encoding Ltp family lipoprotein, which gives rise to MKKVLVSVSTAFLAVGLIGAAAPAQAQPIAAHTVVTSAVTTVSKSVVAPVSYSAASESVAQQNARRMAASYLKTMPFSRKGLIHQLVYEGFSTKIATYGVDKQHANWNTQAARMAASYLNTMPFSRQGLIDQLEFEGFTPAQARYGVKKVGL
- a CDS encoding RICIN domain-containing protein; the encoded protein is MDIRQADRTRPVPPAVPASPSWALRARVLAPALALAALIAALLPGQPASAAPPTIPPNYLTAAAGTTVSTSISSAVGLAQLGVTANLSETNAPLQARSTDPGLWERFTFVSQGSGAWAIRSDANNKYVTANLSVASTDAPLQARATTVGSWEKFYVYDNGDATKSLVSEGAHLFVSANYSVTNNPLRARANIVGSWEKFFIPGVPTS
- a CDS encoding SUKH-4 family immunity protein, producing the protein MPEQARAVLREASLPDGFLTIFRKDPDFAQVQSGDRDELTRIGFAREGESICLDGATGEVVLVDDGEVVSVVNASLDAFARSLEFSAGRLPFYSEDGDIDESIEAAEVLAEGLRAIDARATGGFWAEFIADVSNGDHPADD